In a genomic window of Callithrix jacchus isolate 240 chromosome 22, calJac240_pri, whole genome shotgun sequence:
- the PPP1R15A gene encoding protein phosphatase 1 regulatory subunit 15A yields MAPGQAPHQAAGWRDAHPFFLLSPLMGFLSWAWSRLRGPGPPEPWLVEAVKGAEAGLEGEAETPLTTPATLWDRYSEEEAEDSGGPEGDREAMGLKTSTSLPEAWGLSDDDDDKYSEREATSVPRGQGSQLADGQRAPLSPSLLIRTLQGSDKNPGEEKAEEEGVAEDEGVNSFSYPPSHRECSAVEEEDEEACRASTALSPGSKPSAWVSCPGEEENQATEDDGRTEKSQGARKTPVSPPSSGSNPTAWEYHSGETSEEKEKAHEGAGKGKAAPGPHSSAPAQRPQLRAWPCQPTDEEEGEVKALGAAEKDGGADPPCIPATSAFPKAWVYQPGEDTEEEEEKAEDEDSDTGSAEDRGEAETSASTSPSSAFLKVWVYGPGEDTEEEEGEEEDKDSDSGSDEEGGAEGSSSTPATGTFLKSWVFQPEEDTEEEDEDSDTGSAEDEGEAENSASTPPASAFLKSWVYQPGEDTEEEDEDEGEAENSASTPPASAFLKSWVYQPGEDTEEEDEDEGEAETSASTPPASAFLKSWVYRPGENTEEEDEDEDSEDKEDDSEAAVGETESNPHPSHPAQSARFRDWVYQPGKETEEEEATEYWGEAEPCPFRVAIYVPGEKSPPPWALPGLPHRLQRRLKHPESPTRDPDPETPLKARKVRFSEKVTVHLLAVWAGPAHAARRGPWEQLARDRSRFARRIAQAQELLSPCLTPAARARAWARLRNPPLAPIPALTETLPSSSVPSSPVQATPLSQAVATPSPSCLAPLDLSGRRG; encoded by the exons ATGGCCCCAGGCCAAGCACCCCATCAGGCTGCCGGCTGGAGGGATGcccatcctttcttcctcctgTCCCCACTGATGGGCTTCCTCAGCTGGGCCTGGAGCCGCCTGAGGGGCCCGGGACCTCCAGAGCCCTGGCTGGTAGAAGCAGTCAAGGGAGCAGAAGCTGGCCTGGAGGGAGAAGCTGAGACTCCTCTGACAACCCCCGCTACCCTTTGGGACAGATACTCTGAAGAGGAGGCTGAAGACAGTGGAGGCCCTGAAGGGGACAGAGAAGCGATGGGCCTGAAAACCAGCACTTCCCTTCCTGAAGCCTGGGGACTTTCAGATGATGACGATGACAAGTATAGTGAGCGAGAAGCAACCAGTGTCCCTAGAGGGCAGGGAAGTCAATTAGCAGATGGCCAGCGTGCTCCCCTGTCTCCCAGCCTCCTGATAAGGACCCTGCAAGGTTCCGATAAGAACCCAGGGGAGGAGAAAGCCGAGGAAGAGGGAGTTGCTGAAGATGAGGGAGTCAACAGTTTCTCTTATCCTCCGTCACACCGGGAGTGTTCAGCAGTAGAGGAGGAGGACGAAGAAGCTTGCAGAGCCTCTACTGCCCTGTCTCCAGGATCCAAGCCCAGCGCTTGGGTGTCTTGCCCAGGGGAAGAAGAGAATCAAGCCACGGAGGACGACGGAAGAACAGAAAAAAGTCAAGGAGCCAGGAAGACCCCCGTGTCACCCCCATCTTCAGGCTCTAACCCCACGGCCTGGGAGTATCATTCAGGAGAGACATCcgaggagaaggaaaaggcacACGAAGGAGCTGGGAAAGGAAAAGCTGCCCCAGGGCCACACTCCTCAGCCCCAGCTCAGAGGCCCCAGCTCAGGGCTTGGCCGTGCCAACCCACTGATGAAGAGGAAGGTGAGGTTAAGGCTTTGGGGGCAGCTGAGAAGGATGGAGGAGCTGATCCTCCCTGCATCCCTGCCACAAGTGCCTTCCCGAAGGCCTGGGTATATCAGCCAGGAGAGGacacagaggaagaggaagagaaggcgGAAGATGAGGACAGTGATACGGGATCAGCTGAGGACAGGGGAGAAGCTGAGACTTCCGCTTCCACATCCCCTTCAAGTGCTTTCTTGAAGGTCTGGGTGTATGGGCCAGGAGAGGacacagaggaagaggaaggtgaGGAAGAAGATAAGGACAGTGACTCTGGATCAGATGAAGAGGGAGGAGCTGAGGGTTCCTCTTCCACTCCTGCTACAGGTACCTTCTTGAAGTCCTGGGTGTTTCAGCCAGAAGAGGAcacagaggaggaagatgaggacaGTGATACGGGATCAGCTGAGGACGAGGGAGAAGCTGAGAATTCCGCTTCCACACCCCCTGCAAGTGCCTTCCTGAAGTCCTGGGTGTATCAGCCAGGAGAGGACAcagaagaggaagatgaggatgAGGGAGAAGCTGAGAATTCCGCTTCCACACCCCCTGCAAGTGCCTTCCTGAAGTCCTGGGTGTATCAGCCAGGAGAGGACAcagaagaggaagatgaggatgAGGGAGAAGCTGAGACTTCCGCTTCCACACCCCCTGCAAGTGCCTTCCTGAAGTCCTGGGTGTATCGGCCAGGAGAGAAcacagaggaggaagatgaggatgaGGACAGTGAGGATAAGGAAGATGATTCAGAAGCAGCTGTGGGAGAAACTGAGTCAAACCCACATCCATCCCACCCAGCCCAGAGTGCCCGCTTCAGAGACTGGGTATATCAACCTGggaaggagacagaggaagaggaagctACTGAGTACTGGGGAGAAGCTGAGCCCTGCCCCTTCCGAGTGGCCATCTATGTACCCGGAGAGAAGTCACCGCCTCCCTGGGCTCTTCCTGGGCTACCCCACCGACTGCAGAGGCGGCTCAAGCACCCAGAATCACCGACCCGAGATCCGGACCCTGAGACTCCCTTAAAGGCCAGAAAG GTACGCTTCTCTGAGAAGGTCACCGTCCATCTGCTGGCTGTCTGGGCAGGGCCTGCCCACGCCGCCCGCCGGGGCCCCTGGGAACAGCTTGCCCGGGATCGCAGCCGCTTTGCACGCCGCATTGCCCAGGCCCAGGAGTTGCTGAGCCCCTGCCTCACCCCTGCTGCCCGGGCCAGAGCCTGGGCACGCCTCAGGAACCCACCTTTAGCCCCCATCCCTGCCCTCACCGAGACCTTGCCTTCCTCCTCGGTCCCTTCATCCCCAGTTCAGGCCACGCCCTTGAGCCAAGCTGTGGCCACACCCTCCCCCTCCTGTCTAGCTCCCCTGGACCTCAGTGGGAGGCGTGGCTAA
- the TULP2 gene encoding tubby-related protein 2: MSQENDTWRRESWRGAATIQRPGCACLSLRMQFGIWTVPIQKWRKSPWRMVLSLPHLLNRLKESHEGVGNPANVLEEDLEKEREESESTGTNSSAAIDEELSKALKGEGDSGGDHMNREDSVAISSPCPRLGEDKKAYVLRPALRGIRMQCYIKRDNRGVDKYLFPLYYLYLENPDGLKVQSAGPAALGRFLLAGRKRRRSKTSNYLISLDPTDLSRDGDNFVGKVRSNALGTKFSIFDNGVNPDREHLIRDTARIRRELGAVCYETNALGFLGPREMTVVLPETDSENQIITVQPLTEQELLLSRIQRGDNQGLLVLHNKTPLWNHEKGVFMLNFHDRVTMTSVKNFQIMHPKDPERLVLQFGRVAPDKFTMDFCFPLSPLQAFAICLSSFSVKLAIE, from the exons ATGTCTCAGGAAAATGACACTTGGAGGAGAGA GTCCTGGCGCGGAGCCGCCACAATCCAGCGGCCGGGCTGTGCTTGTTTGAGCCTTAGGATGCAGTTTGGGATCTGG ACAGTTCCGATTCAGAAGTGGAGGAAGTCTCCGTGGAGAATGGTTCTGTCTCTCCCCCACCTTTTAAACCGACTCAAAGAATCCCACGAAGGTGTTGGCAACCCCGCCAACGTCCTG GAAGAAGActtggaaaaggagagagaggagtcGGAATCTACAGGGACGAATTCCTCAGCAGCAATCGACGAAGAGTTGTCCAAGGCCCTTAAAGGCGAGGGCGACTCGGGCGGCGACCATATGAATCGCGAAGACTCCGTTGCAATCAGCTCCCCCTGCCCTCGGCTGGGCGAGGATAAGAAGGCCTACGTGCTGCGGCCGGCGCTCCGGGGCATCAGGATGCAGTGTTACATTAAGCGCGACAACCGCGGTGTGGACAAGTACTTGTTCCCCCTCTACTACCTCTACCTGGAGAACCCCGACGGGCTGAAGGTGCAGTCAGCTGGCCCAGCAGCCTTGGGA CGCTTCCTCCTGGCTGGGCGAAAGAGAAGAAGGAGCAAAACTTCTAATTACCTCATTTCCCTGGATCCCACAGACCTATCTCGGGATGGGGACAACTTTGTGGGCAAAGTCAG ATCCAATGCCTTGGGCACCAAGTTCAGCATCTTTGACAACGGGGTGAATCCTGACCGGGAGCATTTAATCAGGGATACTGCCCGGATCAGACGGGAGCTGGGGGCTGTGTGTTAT GAGACCAATGCCTTGGGATTCCTGGGACCTCGGGAAATGACTGTGGTTCTCCCAGAAACCGACAGCGAGAACCAGATCATCACTGTCCAGCCACTAACA GAACAGGAGTTGCTACTGAGTCGCATCCAACGTGGAGACAACCAAGGGTTGCTTGTGCTGCACAACAAAACCCCATTGTGGAACCACGAGAAAGGTGTTTTCATGCTCAATTTCCATGATCGAGTTACTATGACTTCTGTCAAGAACTTCCAGATCATGCATCCCAAAGACC CGGAACGTCTGGTGCTCCAGTTCGGCCGCGTGGCCCCAGACAAATTCACCATGGACTTCTGCTTCCCACTTAGCccgctccaggccttcgccataTGTTTGTCCAGTTTCAGTGTGAAGCTGGCCATTGAGTAG